Proteins from a single region of Hordeum vulgare subsp. vulgare chromosome 6H, MorexV3_pseudomolecules_assembly, whole genome shotgun sequence:
- the LOC123402153 gene encoding cysteine protease XCP1-like isoform X1: MDSELSIVFFLLLGFAACSCSCSSSRATHHHDPSVVGYSQEEIALPNRIHDLFSSWSVKHSKVYVTPKEKVRRYEVFRQNLKHIVETNQRNGSYWLGLNQFADVAHEEFKAGYLGLSTGLAGAGVRPRGPTTAFRYEAAVDLPWEVDWRKKGAVTPVKNQGKCDCIAGSCWAFSTVAAVEGINQIVTGRLESLSEQELMDCDSTFDHGCGGGLMDFAYAYIVGNQGIHTDGDYPYLMEEGDCKEKQPHSKVVTISGYEDVPENSELSLLKALAHQPVSVGIAAGSRDFQFYKGGVFEGTCGAQLDHALTAVGYGEDYIIMKNSWGGGWGEQGYFRIKRGTGRPEGVCDIYRIASYPTKNNGTGWGWGA, encoded by the exons ATGGATTCAGAGCTCTCGATAGTGTTCTTCTTGCTGCTAGGCTTTGCagcatgttcttgttcttgttcttcttctcgcgCCACCCACCACCATGACCCCTCGGTCGTCGGGTACTCGCAGGAGGAGATCGCGCTGCCTAACAGGATCCATGATCTCTTCAGCTCCTGGTCGGTCAAGCACAGCAAGGTCTACGTGACCCCGAAGGAGAAGGTGAGGAGGTACGAGGTGTTCAGGCAGAACCTGAAGCACATCGTGGAGACCAACCAGAGGAACGGGAGCTACTGGCTGGGCCTCAACCAGTTCGCCGACGTCGCCCACGAGGAGTTCAAGGCCGGCTACCTAGGGCTGAGCACCGGCTTGGCCGGCGCCGGCGTGCGGCCGCGCGGTCCGACGACGGCGTTTCGGTACGAGGCCGCCGTGGACCTGCCCTGGGAGGTGgactggaggaagaagggggccgTGACGCCGGTCAAGAACCAGGGGAAATGCG ATTGCATTGCAGGAAGCTGCTGGGCCTTCTcgacggtggcggcggtggaggggataAACCAGATCGTGACGGGCAGGCTGGAGTCGCTGTCGGAGCAGGAGCTGATGGACTGCGACAGCACCTTCGACCACGGCTGCGGAGGCGGCCTCATGGACTTCGCCTACGCCTACATCGTGGGGAACCAGGGGATCCACACTGACGGCGACTACCCCTACCTCATGGAGGAGGGCGACTGCAAGGAGAAGCAG CCTCACTCCAAGGTCGTCACCATAAGCGGCTACGAGGACGTGCCGGAGAACAGCGAGCTGAGCCTGCTCAAGGCGCTGGCGCACCAGCCCGTCAGCGTGGGCATCGCCGCAGGGAGCAGGGACTTCCAGTTCTACAAAGGG GGGGTGTTTGAAGGAACGTGTGGCGCTCAGCTGGACCACGCGCTGACGGCCGTCGGATACGGCGAGGACTACATCATCATGAAGAACTCGTGGGGCGGGGGCTGGGGCGAGCAAGGCTACTTCAGGATCAAGAGGGGCACCGGGAGGCCCGAGGGCGTCTGTGACATCTACAGGATCGCCTCGTACCCGACCAAGAACAACGGCACGGGCTGGGGGTGGGGGGCCTGA
- the LOC123402152 gene encoding ribose-phosphate pyrophosphokinase 4, with protein sequence MLPSATAANTYYYYYWPGAAAAGGLGFSRAAIIGRAKGESNRYSRSRTTCLCLAARVSIPPTPSPSEPLPTRRSPVPASAAAAACCRDEMEAAAAVAVPRHKVKKQINLFYCAECEELALKVAAASDAIQLQSINWRNFPDGFPNLFINNAHDIRGQHVAFLASFSSPAIIFEQISVIFALPKLFIASFTLVLPFFPTGTFERVEEEGDVATAFTLARILSMIPKSRGGPTSVVIYDIHALQERFYFGDDVLPCFETGIPLLLQRLSQLPDADNVTIAFPDDGAWKRFHKSLANFPVVVCAKVREGDKRIVRIKEGNPEGRHVVIVDDLVQSGGTLRECQKVLAAHGATKVSAYVTHAVFPNQSYERFMTANSAEPGDQFAYFWITDSCPQTVKAISQQPPFEVLSLASSIADALQI encoded by the exons ATGCTACCAAGTGCCACGGCGGCAAAcacgtactactactactactggccAGGCGCCGCGGCGGCTGGGGGTCTAGGGTTTAGCCGGGCGGCAATAATTGGGAGGGCCAAAGGAGAATCGAATCGATACTCCCGGTCCCGGACGACCTGCTTGTGCTTGGCCGCGCGCGTCTCGATACCACCTACCCCGTCGCCGTCAGAGCCTCTCCCCACGCGCCGCTCCCCTGTCCccgcgtccgccgccgccgccgcctgctgcCGGGACGAGATggaggccgccgccgccgtcgccgtcccgaGGCACAAGGTGAAGAAGCAGATTAACCTCTTCTACTGCGCCGAGTGCGAGGAGCTCGCCCTCAAGGTCGCCGCCGCCTCCGACGCCATCCAGCTCCAGTCCATCAACTGGAG GAACTTCCCCGACGGGTTCCCGAACCTCTTCATCAACAACGCGCACGACATCCGGGGGCAGCACGTGGCCTTCCTCGCCTCCTTCAGCTCCCCGGCGATCATCTTCGAGCAGATCTCCGTCATCTTCGCGCTGCCCAAGCTCTTCATCGCCTCCTTCACGCTCGTGCTGCCCTTCTTCCCCACGGGCACCTTCGAGCGCGTCGAGGAGGAGGGCGACGTCGCCACCGCATTCACGCTCGCGCGCATCCTCTCCATGATCCCAAAGTCGCGCGGCGGGCCCACCAGCGTCGTCATCTACGACATCCACGCGCTCCAGGAGAGGTTCTACTTCGGGGACGACGTCCTGCCCTGCTTCGAGACCGGGATACCGCTCCTGCTGCAGCGCCTCAGCCAGCTTCCCGACGCCGACAAT GTCACCATTGCCTTCCCGGATGATGGGGCGTGGAAGCGCTTCCACAAGTCGTTGGCCAATTTCCCAGTG GTTGTCTGTGCGAAGGTCCGTGAAGGCGACAAGAGGATAGTCCGGATTAAAGAAGGGAACCCTGAAGGGCGACATgtcgttattgttgatgatttagTTCAATCTGGTGGAACTCTTAGAGAGTGCCAG AAAGTTCTGGCTGCTCATGGTGCTACAAAAGTTAGCGCCTATGTAACTCATGCTGTGTTCCCCAATCAGTCATATGAACGCTTCATGACTGCTAATTCCG CTGAGCCAGGTGACCAGTTTGCTTACTTCTGGATCACGGATTCATGCCCTCAGACGGTGAAAGCCATCAGCCAACAACCTCCATTTGAGGTGTTGAGCCTTGCTAGCTCGATCGCTGATGCCCTTCAGATATGA
- the LOC123402153 gene encoding cysteine protease XCP1-like isoform X2 produces the protein MDSELSIVFFLLLGFAACSCSCSSSRATHHHDPSVVGYSQEEIALPNRIHDLFSSWSVKHSKVYVTPKEKVRRYEVFRQNLKHIVETNQRNGSYWLGLNQFADVAHEEFKAGYLGLSTGLAGAGVRPRGPTTAFRYEAAVDLPWEVDWRKKGAVTPVKNQGKCGSCWAFSTVAAVEGINQIVTGRLESLSEQELMDCDSTFDHGCGGGLMDFAYAYIVGNQGIHTDGDYPYLMEEGDCKEKQPHSKVVTISGYEDVPENSELSLLKALAHQPVSVGIAAGSRDFQFYKGGVFEGTCGAQLDHALTAVGYGEDYIIMKNSWGGGWGEQGYFRIKRGTGRPEGVCDIYRIASYPTKNNGTGWGWGA, from the exons ATGGATTCAGAGCTCTCGATAGTGTTCTTCTTGCTGCTAGGCTTTGCagcatgttcttgttcttgttcttcttctcgcgCCACCCACCACCATGACCCCTCGGTCGTCGGGTACTCGCAGGAGGAGATCGCGCTGCCTAACAGGATCCATGATCTCTTCAGCTCCTGGTCGGTCAAGCACAGCAAGGTCTACGTGACCCCGAAGGAGAAGGTGAGGAGGTACGAGGTGTTCAGGCAGAACCTGAAGCACATCGTGGAGACCAACCAGAGGAACGGGAGCTACTGGCTGGGCCTCAACCAGTTCGCCGACGTCGCCCACGAGGAGTTCAAGGCCGGCTACCTAGGGCTGAGCACCGGCTTGGCCGGCGCCGGCGTGCGGCCGCGCGGTCCGACGACGGCGTTTCGGTACGAGGCCGCCGTGGACCTGCCCTGGGAGGTGgactggaggaagaagggggccgTGACGCCGGTCAAGAACCAGGGGAAATGCG GAAGCTGCTGGGCCTTCTcgacggtggcggcggtggaggggataAACCAGATCGTGACGGGCAGGCTGGAGTCGCTGTCGGAGCAGGAGCTGATGGACTGCGACAGCACCTTCGACCACGGCTGCGGAGGCGGCCTCATGGACTTCGCCTACGCCTACATCGTGGGGAACCAGGGGATCCACACTGACGGCGACTACCCCTACCTCATGGAGGAGGGCGACTGCAAGGAGAAGCAG CCTCACTCCAAGGTCGTCACCATAAGCGGCTACGAGGACGTGCCGGAGAACAGCGAGCTGAGCCTGCTCAAGGCGCTGGCGCACCAGCCCGTCAGCGTGGGCATCGCCGCAGGGAGCAGGGACTTCCAGTTCTACAAAGGG GGGGTGTTTGAAGGAACGTGTGGCGCTCAGCTGGACCACGCGCTGACGGCCGTCGGATACGGCGAGGACTACATCATCATGAAGAACTCGTGGGGCGGGGGCTGGGGCGAGCAAGGCTACTTCAGGATCAAGAGGGGCACCGGGAGGCCCGAGGGCGTCTGTGACATCTACAGGATCGCCTCGTACCCGACCAAGAACAACGGCACGGGCTGGGGGTGGGGGGCCTGA